A region of Kribbella sp. NBC_01245 DNA encodes the following proteins:
- the mfd gene encoding transcription-repair coupling factor, whose product MTKLAGLVDALVTDPVVAGALTDARSEVATKLDLSTPGPIRPVLLAALAEARGADRPILAVTATFREAEDLTAALGCLVDPASVAYYPAWETLPHERLSPRSDTVGRRLAVLRRLVHPDSSDITTGQIKILVAPVRSVLQPQVAGLADLRPVQLHLGDTIELEDVVERLAAAAYNRVDLVERRGEFAVRGGIIDVFPPTEEHPLRVDFFGDEIEEIRYFAVADQRSLEIAEHGLWAPPCRELLLTDDVRARAGVLAKEHPELSELFEKLAQGHAVEGMESLAPVLVDEMELLVDLMPEGTHVVVSDPERVRARAHDLVATSQEFLEASWAAAAGGGDAPIDLGAAAYMSLADVRSQALARGLAWWSMSPFAAAPTGDDAVLRDSMGEVVSFDIDPDEGAVKSRKVDAHEVEPYRGETSAAVEDVRGWLRNGWRVVCITEGHGPAQRLAEIFSESEVAARMVDGIGADPEPGVVLISQGQLERGFVAEGIKLAVLTESDIAGQRSMADRRSQQRLPSRRKKTVDPLELQPGDFVVHEQHGVGRYVEMMQRTVGTGQQKATREYVVIEFAPSKRGQPGDRLYVPTDQLDQVTRYVGGEQPTLDKMGGGDWAKRKGRARKAVRQIAAELIKLYAARQATKGHAFAADTPWQREMEDAFPFVETPDQLATIDDVKRDMERVTPMDRVVCGDVGYGKTEIAVRAAFKAVQDGKQVAVLVPTTLLVQQHYATFAERYANFPVNVSPLSRFQTDKESKATVDGMADGSVDVVIGTHRLLSGEVTFKDLGLVVVDEEQRFGVEHKEQLKRLRTAVDVLTMSATPIPRTLEMSITGIREMSTIATPPEERHPVLTFVGAYEEGQVTAAIRRELLREGQVFFVHNRVNTIEKAAARIRQLVPEARVSVAHGQMPEHHLERVIQDFWEKRADVIVCTTIVESGIDISNANTLIVERSDLLGLSQLHQLRGRVGRGRERAYSYFFYPPEKPLTETAHDRLATIAQHADLGAGMQVAMKDLEIRGAGNLLGGEQSGHIADVGFDLYVRLVGEAVAEFRGDTPAEEPEVKIELPIDAHLPHDYVPSQRLRLEMYQRLASVRDEDGIASLVEELHDRYGDIPAPVQNLLEVAKFRNRARQAGLTDVTLQGNLIRFGPVDLPDSKVLRLNRLYPKSLVKAQLRTILVPRPTTRPVAGQPLRDVELLQWCTRLIDDVIAEPVPAQRS is encoded by the coding sequence GTGACCAAACTGGCCGGACTCGTCGATGCTCTGGTCACCGATCCGGTGGTGGCGGGCGCGCTCACCGATGCCCGGTCCGAGGTCGCGACCAAGCTGGACCTGAGTACGCCGGGCCCGATCCGGCCGGTGCTGCTCGCCGCCCTCGCCGAGGCGCGCGGGGCCGACCGCCCGATCCTGGCGGTGACGGCCACCTTCCGCGAGGCCGAGGACCTGACCGCGGCGCTGGGCTGCCTGGTCGATCCGGCCTCCGTCGCCTACTACCCGGCCTGGGAGACGCTGCCGCACGAGCGGTTGTCCCCGCGCTCGGACACCGTCGGCCGCCGGCTCGCCGTGTTGCGCCGCCTGGTTCACCCCGACTCGTCCGACATCACCACCGGCCAGATCAAGATCCTGGTCGCGCCGGTTCGCAGTGTGCTCCAGCCGCAGGTCGCGGGCCTGGCCGATCTCCGGCCGGTCCAGCTGCACCTCGGCGACACGATCGAGCTCGAGGACGTCGTTGAGCGTCTCGCCGCCGCGGCGTACAACCGGGTCGATCTGGTCGAGCGCCGGGGCGAGTTCGCCGTCCGGGGCGGCATCATCGACGTCTTCCCGCCGACCGAGGAGCACCCGCTGCGGGTCGACTTCTTCGGCGACGAGATCGAGGAAATCCGGTACTTCGCCGTCGCGGATCAGCGCTCGCTGGAGATCGCGGAGCACGGCCTATGGGCGCCGCCGTGCCGCGAGCTGCTGCTGACCGATGACGTTCGCGCGCGGGCCGGCGTACTGGCGAAGGAACATCCCGAGCTCTCCGAGCTGTTCGAGAAGCTCGCGCAGGGGCATGCGGTCGAGGGCATGGAGTCGCTCGCGCCGGTGCTGGTGGACGAGATGGAACTGCTCGTCGACCTGATGCCCGAAGGCACCCACGTCGTCGTCAGCGATCCCGAGCGAGTCCGGGCCCGCGCGCACGATCTGGTCGCGACCAGCCAGGAATTCCTGGAGGCGTCGTGGGCCGCGGCCGCCGGTGGTGGCGATGCCCCGATCGACCTGGGCGCGGCGGCGTACATGTCGCTGGCCGACGTCCGTTCGCAGGCGCTGGCCCGGGGCCTGGCGTGGTGGAGCATGTCGCCGTTCGCGGCCGCTCCGACTGGCGATGATGCCGTGCTGCGCGACTCGATGGGCGAGGTCGTCAGCTTCGACATCGACCCGGACGAGGGCGCGGTCAAGAGCCGGAAGGTCGACGCGCACGAGGTCGAGCCGTACCGCGGTGAGACCAGCGCCGCCGTCGAGGACGTCCGCGGCTGGCTGCGCAACGGCTGGCGCGTCGTCTGCATCACCGAGGGCCACGGCCCGGCGCAGCGGTTGGCGGAGATCTTCTCCGAGAGCGAAGTCGCGGCCCGGATGGTCGACGGTATCGGTGCCGATCCCGAGCCCGGCGTGGTGCTGATCTCGCAGGGACAGCTCGAACGCGGGTTCGTTGCCGAGGGCATCAAGCTCGCCGTACTGACCGAGAGCGATATCGCCGGCCAACGGTCGATGGCCGATCGGCGTTCCCAGCAACGACTTCCGAGCCGCCGCAAGAAGACCGTCGACCCGCTGGAGCTGCAGCCCGGCGACTTCGTCGTCCACGAGCAGCACGGCGTCGGCCGGTACGTCGAGATGATGCAGCGTACGGTCGGGACCGGCCAGCAGAAGGCCACCCGCGAGTACGTCGTGATCGAGTTCGCGCCGAGCAAGCGCGGTCAACCGGGCGACCGGTTGTACGTGCCGACCGACCAGCTCGACCAGGTGACGCGGTACGTCGGCGGCGAACAGCCCACGCTGGACAAGATGGGCGGCGGCGACTGGGCCAAGCGCAAGGGCCGCGCGCGCAAGGCGGTCCGCCAGATCGCGGCCGAACTGATCAAGCTGTACGCCGCGCGCCAGGCCACCAAGGGTCACGCCTTTGCCGCGGACACCCCTTGGCAGCGGGAGATGGAGGACGCCTTCCCGTTCGTCGAGACGCCGGACCAGCTCGCCACCATCGACGACGTGAAACGCGATATGGAGCGGGTCACGCCGATGGACCGGGTGGTCTGCGGTGACGTCGGGTACGGCAAGACCGAGATCGCCGTCCGGGCCGCGTTCAAGGCCGTCCAGGATGGCAAGCAGGTGGCCGTACTGGTGCCGACGACCCTGCTGGTGCAACAGCACTACGCGACTTTCGCCGAGCGTTATGCGAACTTCCCGGTCAACGTGTCGCCGCTGTCGCGATTCCAGACCGACAAGGAATCCAAGGCAACGGTCGACGGGATGGCCGACGGCTCGGTCGACGTGGTGATCGGGACGCACCGGCTGCTCAGTGGCGAGGTGACGTTCAAGGATCTCGGCCTGGTCGTGGTGGACGAGGAGCAGCGGTTCGGCGTCGAGCACAAGGAACAGCTCAAGCGCTTGCGGACCGCGGTCGACGTACTCACCATGTCCGCGACGCCGATCCCGCGAACGCTGGAGATGTCGATCACCGGCATCCGCGAGATGTCGACGATCGCGACCCCGCCGGAGGAGCGCCACCCGGTGCTGACGTTCGTCGGGGCGTACGAAGAGGGCCAGGTGACCGCCGCGATCCGGCGCGAGCTGCTGCGCGAGGGCCAGGTCTTCTTCGTGCACAACCGGGTCAACACGATCGAGAAGGCCGCCGCGCGAATCCGCCAGCTGGTGCCCGAGGCGCGCGTCTCGGTCGCGCACGGCCAGATGCCGGAGCACCACCTCGAGCGCGTCATCCAGGACTTCTGGGAGAAGCGGGCCGACGTCATCGTCTGTACGACGATCGTGGAGTCGGGGATCGACATCTCGAACGCGAACACCCTCATCGTCGAGCGGTCCGACCTGCTCGGCCTGTCCCAGCTGCACCAGTTGCGCGGACGCGTCGGCCGTGGTCGCGAGCGGGCGTACTCGTACTTCTTCTACCCGCCGGAGAAACCGCTCACCGAGACCGCGCACGACCGGCTCGCCACCATCGCGCAGCACGCCGACCTCGGTGCCGGTATGCAGGTCGCGATGAAGGACCTCGAGATCCGCGGCGCCGGCAACCTGCTCGGCGGCGAACAGTCGGGCCACATCGCGGACGTCGGCTTCGACCTGTACGTGCGACTCGTCGGCGAGGCCGTCGCGGAGTTCCGCGGCGACACCCCGGCCGAGGAGCCCGAGGTCAAGATCGAGCTGCCGATCGACGCGCACCTGCCGCACGACTACGTGCCCTCGCAGCGGCTGCGGCTCGAGATGTACCAGCGGCTCGCGTCCGTTCGCGACGAGGACGGCATCGCGTCGCTGGTGGAGGAACTGCACGACCGGTACGGCGACATCCCGGCGCCCGTGCAGAACCTGCTCGAGGTCGCGAAGTTCCGCAACCGGGCCCGCCAGGCGGGTCTGACCGACGTGACGCTGCAGGGCAACCTGATCCGGTTCGGGCCGGTCGACCTGCCGGATTCCAAGGTGCTTCGGCTCAACAGGCTGTACCCGAAGAGCTTGGTCAAGGCCCAACTGCGTACCATCCTGGTGCCGAGACCGACCACCAGGCCGGTCGCCGGGCAACCACTGCGCGACGTCGAGTTGTTGCAGTGGTGTACCAGACTGATCGATGACGTCATCGCCGAGCCGGTCCCGGCTCAGCGCTCGTAG
- a CDS encoding MazG family protein, translating into MSGRIALLVTSPRVAPGLLTRAAWSALETASSIGTSGSPQASAVTGAGLTVTDVIGDPWNWLTTSANAGSAVVWLVADDGEPALLRQAAEALSAEPRPTYEVEILYGSYDVPGARLIDLVRVMDRLRSNCPWDQEQTHASLAKYLLEETYETLEAIETGDYTHLSEELGDLLLQVAFHSRIAEEDPDDPFSIDDVAGGIVEKLIRRHPHVFADTHAADAAAVEANWESIKAAEKQRTSALEGIPLALPALSLADKVLSRAAKLDLPADAQPPVLPPAAGDTPQTRSSGPSDAASRASSVPSDQVADADRLGEDLLNLVRLARESGIDAEQALRDAVRRLADQIRAAELGR; encoded by the coding sequence ATGTCTGGCCGGATCGCTCTCCTCGTCACCAGCCCTCGTGTCGCACCGGGCCTGCTCACCCGAGCGGCCTGGTCGGCGCTGGAGACGGCTTCCTCAATCGGTACGTCGGGTTCGCCGCAGGCGTCCGCCGTCACCGGCGCGGGTCTGACCGTCACTGACGTCATCGGCGATCCCTGGAACTGGCTCACCACCTCGGCCAACGCCGGCTCCGCCGTAGTCTGGCTCGTCGCCGACGACGGCGAACCCGCGCTCCTACGCCAAGCCGCCGAGGCCCTCTCAGCCGAACCACGCCCGACGTACGAGGTCGAAATCCTCTACGGCTCGTACGACGTACCGGGCGCGCGCCTGATCGACCTCGTCCGGGTGATGGACCGCCTCCGCTCGAACTGCCCCTGGGACCAGGAGCAGACGCATGCGTCCCTCGCGAAATATCTACTCGAGGAGACGTACGAAACCCTCGAGGCGATTGAAACCGGCGACTACACCCACCTCAGCGAGGAACTGGGCGACCTCCTCCTCCAAGTCGCCTTCCACTCCCGCATCGCCGAAGAGGACCCCGACGACCCCTTCTCGATCGACGACGTGGCCGGCGGCATCGTCGAAAAGCTCATCCGCCGCCACCCCCACGTCTTCGCCGACACCCACGCCGCCGACGCCGCCGCAGTCGAAGCGAACTGGGAATCCATCAAGGCCGCCGAAAAACAACGCACCTCAGCCCTAGAAGGCATCCCCCTAGCCCTCCCCGCCCTATCCCTAGCCGACAAAGTCCTCTCCCGCGCCGCAAAACTAGACCTCCCAGCCGACGCCCAGCCGCCCGTTCTGCCGCCCGCCGCGGGCGACACGCCACAAACCCGTTCATCGGGCCCTTCTGACGCGGCGAGTCGCGCTTCATCGGTCCCTTCTGACCAAGTGGCCGACGCCGACCGTCTAGGCGAAGACCTCCTGAACCTGGTCCGCCTCGCCCGCGAATCCGGCATCGACGCCGAGCAGGCACTCCGCGACGCCGTACGCCGCCTGGCCGACCAGATCCGCGCTGCGGAACTCGGCCGATAG
- a CDS encoding MFS transporter: protein MAEAGKAAPSARLDFHAAGTRTFLHLLGNTLLTSVINFTVWFAITFYVYLETRSVFASAMIAGLFLVMTAFTGIWFGSLVDHHSKKTMMLLSGAASFVLYLVCFAIYQSVPAATFKDPTSVTLWVFVTLLMLGVIAGNIRTIALPTLVTFLIPEDRRDKANGLVGTASGVSFLVTSVISGVLVAAGGMFYVLLLAMAVLLLATVHLWLTSVPSGKVELAEGEVPEPKQVDLRGTIKVIRGVPGLIALILFTTINNFLGGVLMALMDPYGLSLVSVEVWGFLWGFLSAGFIIGGLVIARVGLGKNPVRTLLLVNVTLWTITGVFTIQASLALLVGGLFLYMCLIPFAEASEQTILQRVVPYHRQGRVFGFAQSVEQAASPLTAFLIGPIAQFIFIPFMTTGAGVDLIGGWFGTGQDRGIALVFTLTGIIGLILTLGAMGTKYYRGLSERYLHTPAPADAEAG, encoded by the coding sequence ATGGCCGAAGCCGGCAAGGCTGCTCCGTCAGCTCGACTGGACTTTCACGCAGCGGGGACACGGACGTTCCTCCACCTGCTGGGGAACACCCTGCTCACCTCGGTGATCAACTTCACCGTGTGGTTCGCGATCACGTTCTATGTCTACCTGGAGACGCGCTCGGTCTTCGCGTCGGCGATGATCGCCGGCCTCTTCCTGGTGATGACGGCGTTCACCGGGATCTGGTTCGGCAGCCTCGTCGATCACCACAGCAAGAAGACGATGATGCTGCTCTCGGGCGCCGCCTCGTTCGTGCTGTACCTGGTCTGTTTCGCCATCTATCAATCCGTGCCGGCCGCTACCTTCAAGGATCCGACGAGCGTCACGTTGTGGGTGTTCGTCACGCTGCTGATGCTCGGCGTGATCGCCGGGAACATCCGCACGATCGCCCTGCCGACCCTCGTCACGTTCCTCATTCCCGAGGACCGGCGGGACAAGGCCAATGGGCTCGTCGGCACGGCCTCCGGTGTGTCCTTCCTGGTCACGTCGGTCATCAGCGGTGTGCTGGTGGCCGCCGGTGGCATGTTCTACGTGCTGCTGCTGGCTATGGCCGTGCTGCTGCTGGCGACCGTCCATTTGTGGCTCACCTCAGTGCCGTCGGGCAAGGTCGAGCTCGCGGAGGGCGAGGTGCCGGAGCCGAAGCAGGTCGATCTTCGGGGGACGATCAAGGTCATCCGCGGCGTGCCCGGGCTCATCGCGCTGATCCTGTTCACGACGATCAACAACTTCCTGGGTGGGGTGTTGATGGCGTTGATGGACCCGTACGGCCTGTCGCTGGTGTCCGTCGAGGTCTGGGGATTCCTCTGGGGTTTCCTGAGCGCCGGCTTCATCATCGGTGGGTTGGTGATCGCCCGGGTGGGCCTCGGCAAGAACCCGGTGCGGACTCTCCTGCTCGTCAACGTCACGCTGTGGACGATCACCGGGGTGTTCACCATCCAGGCCTCTCTGGCCCTGCTCGTCGGCGGCCTGTTCCTCTACATGTGCCTGATTCCGTTCGCCGAGGCGTCCGAGCAGACCATCCTGCAACGAGTGGTCCCCTACCACCGTCAGGGCCGGGTCTTCGGTTTCGCCCAGAGCGTCGAGCAGGCCGCCTCGCCGCTCACCGCGTTCCTGATCGGCCCGATCGCGCAGTTCATCTTCATCCCGTTCATGACCACCGGCGCCGGGGTCGACCTGATCGGCGGCTGGTTCGGCACGGGCCAGGATCGCGGCATCGCGCTCGTGTTCACGCTGACCGGGATCATCGGCCTGATCCTCACCCTCGGCGCGATGGGCACGAAGTACTACCGCGGCCTATCCGAGCGCTACCTCCACACCCCCGCGCCCGCCGACGCCGAAGCCGGCTGA
- a CDS encoding transcriptional regulator, with amino-acid sequence MIDGLDSVIHAPKRLAAMAVLANAPTASFRFLKDYLQIADSDLSKHMSALEAAGYVSTSKDGRGRGATTTYKLTREGRKAYVTHRDALRALLDGPLLGETAAEG; translated from the coding sequence GTGATCGATGGCCTCGACTCCGTCATCCACGCGCCGAAGCGGCTGGCCGCGATGGCCGTACTCGCCAACGCCCCCACGGCCTCGTTCCGCTTCTTGAAGGACTACTTGCAGATCGCCGATTCGGACCTCTCGAAGCACATGTCCGCGTTGGAGGCCGCCGGCTACGTGAGTACGTCGAAGGACGGCCGCGGGCGCGGTGCCACCACGACGTACAAGCTGACCCGCGAAGGCCGGAAGGCGTACGTCACGCACCGGGATGCCCTGCGCGCGCTGCTCGACGGCCCGCTGCTCGGGGAAACCGCGGCCGAGGGCTAG
- a CDS encoding LysR family transcriptional regulator, whose product MIVDRLVAEDLEAFAVFAAHRNYTHAAAELHVSQPALHARIRKLEQTIGRPLVVKQGRNLLLTTTGERLAAFANDTRARAADFLSTLDDVPPRPLTLAAGAGAYLYLLGEAVRRYLDQAPGGLHLITADAEATLDGLRDGTADVGVTALGIPPDDLAHELLCQLPQVLAMRPDHRLAGRRTVRLKDLEGEALVVPPLSRPHRQSLERNLLDAGIDWSVAVEAQGWQLQLHFVELGVGPAVVNGSVRTPRPLVTARVTDLPPVRYYVLTRRQQSDKRVDILKGLLTRLTQ is encoded by the coding sequence ATGATTGTGGATCGGCTGGTGGCTGAGGATCTGGAGGCGTTCGCGGTCTTCGCGGCTCATCGGAACTACACGCACGCGGCCGCCGAGTTGCACGTGAGCCAGCCGGCCTTGCACGCCCGGATCAGGAAGCTGGAGCAGACCATCGGCCGCCCGCTGGTCGTCAAACAAGGCCGCAACCTCCTCCTCACCACAACCGGTGAACGCCTGGCCGCCTTCGCCAACGACACCCGCGCCCGGGCAGCGGACTTCCTCAGCACACTCGACGACGTACCGCCGAGGCCGTTGACGCTCGCAGCCGGTGCGGGCGCTTACCTCTACCTCCTGGGCGAGGCGGTCCGGCGCTACCTCGACCAGGCTCCGGGTGGACTGCACCTGATCACGGCAGACGCCGAGGCCACGTTGGACGGCCTGCGCGACGGTACGGCCGACGTCGGCGTCACCGCACTAGGCATCCCGCCGGACGACTTGGCCCATGAGCTGCTCTGCCAACTCCCGCAGGTGCTCGCGATGCGCCCGGACCACCGACTGGCCGGACGTCGTACGGTCCGGTTGAAGGACTTGGAGGGAGAAGCGCTCGTCGTACCGCCCCTATCCAGGCCGCACCGCCAGTCGCTGGAGCGGAATCTTCTGGACGCCGGGATCGACTGGAGCGTGGCAGTAGAGGCCCAGGGCTGGCAGTTGCAGCTGCACTTCGTAGAACTCGGCGTAGGCCCTGCAGTCGTCAACGGCTCAGTCCGTACGCCGCGGCCGCTGGTAACCGCCAGAGTCACCGATCTCCCGCCTGTTCGGTACTACGTGCTTACGCGTCGGCAGCAGTCGGACAAGCGTGTCGACATCCTTAAGGGACTACTGACACGCTTGACGCAATGA
- a CDS encoding RNA 2'-phosphotransferase, whose translation MNEVVRRSKRISRLLRHTAGERGLAMSPDGWSSIQDVCALLDLTRPQLDEAVAQNDKRRLQVDGGLIRACQGHSRLNMPVTLEALEASWAVYDLQGLLWHGTNAQAVGSITATGLHPGRRTHVHLTQTRDSPLGRRTPVQLAVDPAGLAVFEAPNGVLLTRSVPPENIVKSDAVHQARWSGS comes from the coding sequence ATGAACGAGGTCGTACGTCGCAGTAAGCGGATCTCCCGGCTGCTAAGGCATACCGCGGGGGAGCGAGGTCTAGCGATGTCCCCGGACGGGTGGAGTTCTATCCAGGACGTCTGCGCCCTCCTAGACCTCACCAGGCCGCAACTGGACGAAGCGGTCGCGCAGAACGACAAGAGGCGGCTACAGGTGGACGGAGGACTAATACGCGCCTGCCAAGGCCACTCCCGCCTCAACATGCCGGTGACGCTCGAGGCCCTCGAAGCCAGCTGGGCCGTCTACGACCTGCAGGGCCTGCTCTGGCACGGTACGAACGCTCAGGCCGTCGGCAGCATCACTGCCACCGGACTACACCCAGGACGACGTACGCACGTGCACCTGACGCAGACCCGGGATAGCCCGCTAGGCAGACGAACGCCCGTGCAACTGGCAGTGGATCCGGCAGGGTTAGCCGTGTTCGAGGCGCCCAATGGCGTGCTGCTGACCAGGAGTGTTCCACCGGAGAACATCGTCAAGTCGGACGCGGTCCACCAGGCCCGCTGGTCTGGAAGCTAG
- the eno gene encoding phosphopyruvate hydratase: MATIEAVGAREILDSRGNPTVEVEVLLDDDTVARAAVPSGASTGQFEAVELRDGGKRYGGKGVQKAVTAVLDEIDKEIVGYDVHEQRLIDQALLDLDGTPNKAKLGANAILGVSLAVAKAAAESSGLDLYRYVGGPNAHILPVPMMNILNGGAHADSNVDVQEFMVAPIGAATYSEALMQGVSVYHALKAVLKEKGLSTGLGDEGGFAPSLPSNRDALDLILVAIEKAGLTPGKDIALAMDVAASEFHTDGVYAFEGGKKSSDEMIAYYADLVASYPIVSIEDPLNEDDWAGWANLTGQLGDKIQIVGDDLFVTNVERLQRGITEKSANSLLVKVNQIGTLTETLDAVDLAHRSGFTCMMSHRSGETEDTTIADLAVATNCGQIKTGAPARSDRTAKYNQLLRIEEELDDAARYAGRGAFPRFQG, encoded by the coding sequence GTGGCCACCATTGAGGCCGTCGGCGCGCGCGAGATCCTCGATTCGCGCGGTAACCCCACTGTCGAGGTCGAGGTTCTGCTCGACGACGACACCGTCGCCCGGGCCGCTGTCCCGTCGGGCGCTTCCACCGGCCAGTTCGAGGCGGTAGAGCTTCGCGACGGCGGTAAGCGCTACGGCGGCAAGGGCGTTCAGAAGGCCGTCACGGCCGTTCTGGACGAGATCGACAAGGAGATCGTCGGCTACGACGTCCACGAGCAGCGGCTGATCGACCAGGCCCTGCTCGACCTGGACGGTACGCCGAACAAGGCCAAGCTCGGCGCGAACGCCATCCTCGGCGTCAGCCTCGCCGTGGCCAAGGCCGCCGCGGAGAGCTCCGGCCTGGACCTGTACCGCTACGTGGGCGGCCCGAACGCGCACATCCTGCCGGTGCCGATGATGAACATCCTCAACGGTGGCGCGCACGCGGACAGCAACGTCGACGTGCAGGAGTTCATGGTCGCGCCGATCGGTGCCGCGACGTACTCCGAGGCGCTCATGCAGGGCGTCAGCGTCTACCACGCGCTGAAGGCCGTGCTGAAGGAGAAGGGCCTGTCCACCGGCCTCGGCGATGAGGGCGGCTTCGCGCCGAGCCTGCCGAGCAACCGCGACGCGCTGGACCTGATCCTGGTCGCGATCGAGAAGGCCGGCCTGACCCCGGGCAAGGACATCGCGCTGGCCATGGACGTGGCGGCGAGCGAGTTCCACACCGACGGCGTGTACGCGTTCGAGGGTGGCAAGAAGTCGTCCGACGAGATGATCGCCTACTACGCCGACCTGGTCGCGTCGTACCCGATCGTCTCGATCGAGGACCCGCTGAACGAGGACGACTGGGCCGGCTGGGCCAACCTGACCGGTCAGCTGGGCGACAAGATCCAGATCGTCGGCGACGACCTGTTCGTCACCAACGTCGAGCGGCTGCAGCGCGGTATCACCGAGAAGTCGGCCAACTCGCTGCTGGTCAAGGTCAACCAGATCGGCACCCTGACCGAGACCCTGGATGCCGTCGACCTCGCCCACCGCAGCGGTTTCACCTGCATGATGAGCCACCGCTCGGGCGAGACCGAGGACACCACCATCGCCGACCTGGCCGTCGCGACGAACTGCGGCCAGATCAAGACCGGCGCCCCGGCCCGTTCGGACCGGACCGCCAAGTACAACCAGCTGCTGCGCATCGAGGAGGAGCTGGACGACGCCGCGCGCTACGCCGGGCGAGGCGCCTTCCCGCGCTTCCAGGGCTGA
- a CDS encoding FtsB family cell division protein, whose translation MPSRRDAGPRPGSRPSSRTQTRPPARRDGNQPKRRTAGTTSGPTRTRGSRNLTGRAAMVLLVLGALVVSYAQSLRVWFDQHQQISALQTEIRDREKRVGELEDEIARWDDDAYVRAQARQRLGWVMPGEIGYRVIGADGKAAGAPPAPLEPANPDEAPQEPTWYSKLWGSVEIAGRPPNATPPTAKPTPKTLLTPKPGR comes from the coding sequence ATGCCGTCCCGTCGTGATGCCGGTCCGCGTCCTGGTTCGAGGCCTTCGAGCCGCACCCAGACGCGACCGCCCGCACGCCGGGACGGCAACCAGCCCAAGCGCCGGACAGCAGGTACGACCTCCGGGCCGACCCGCACCCGGGGTTCGCGGAATCTGACCGGCCGGGCGGCGATGGTGCTGCTGGTCCTCGGCGCGCTCGTAGTGTCGTATGCGCAGAGCCTGCGGGTCTGGTTCGACCAGCACCAGCAGATCAGCGCCTTGCAGACCGAGATCCGCGACCGGGAGAAACGGGTCGGCGAGCTCGAGGACGAGATCGCGCGCTGGGACGACGACGCGTACGTTCGCGCGCAGGCCCGGCAGCGGCTCGGCTGGGTCATGCCCGGCGAGATCGGTTACCGCGTCATCGGCGCCGACGGTAAGGCCGCGGGGGCGCCGCCCGCGCCACTCGAGCCGGCCAACCCCGACGAGGCGCCGCAGGAGCCGACTTGGTACTCGAAGCTGTGGGGTAGCGTCGAGATCGCGGGCCGTCCGCCGAACGCGACACCGCCGACGGCCAAACCGACCCCGAAGACCCTGCTCACCCCGAAACCTGGACGATGA
- a CDS encoding DUF501 domain-containing protein, whose translation MTAPTPEDIAAVSAQLGRPARGIKSIAHRCDCGLPDVVETEPRLPDGTPFPTLFYVTCPRLSSVIGTQEASGLMREMTARLDEDRELAATYEAAHKSYLARREAIAHVPEIDGISAGGMPTRVKCLHVLVGHSLAEGPGVNPLGDESLAALPAWGKRGPCVSLDD comes from the coding sequence ATGACCGCACCCACTCCCGAAGACATCGCCGCGGTCAGCGCTCAGCTGGGCCGGCCGGCGCGTGGTATCAAGTCGATCGCCCATCGCTGCGACTGCGGTCTGCCCGATGTGGTCGAGACCGAGCCGCGCCTGCCCGACGGGACGCCGTTCCCGACGCTGTTCTACGTCACCTGCCCCCGTCTCTCCTCCGTCATCGGCACGCAAGAGGCCAGTGGTCTGATGCGCGAGATGACTGCCCGTTTGGACGAAGACCGAGAGCTCGCCGCGACGTACGAGGCGGCCCACAAGTCGTATCTCGCCCGCCGCGAGGCCATCGCACACGTGCCCGAGATCGACGGCATCAGCGCCGGCGGGATGCCGACCCGGGTCAAGTGCCTGCACGTGCTGGTCGGCCATTCGCTCGCCGAAGGGCCGGGCGTCAACCCGCTCGGCGACGAGTCCCTGGCGGCGCTGCCGGCCTGGGGTAAGCGTGGCCCTTGCGTGTCCCTGGATGACTGA